From the Psychrobacillus sp. FSL K6-4046 genome, one window contains:
- a CDS encoding IS4 family transposase codes for MKKTDLDEWKLLMEQLYKLFSPDKLDCWAKESGWIKRKRKLDAYSFLHILLYHCGNLAGSSLRELSLSLEETCHISMTPEAINQRLNKELIVFLKKCLEHFIQVELNYQLPISDELRKFCERIRIIDATIHSLPSDLKETFPGVYRAELKCQLEYEFLTGQFILADWMNGKENDSLYGKNRLETVSPGDLFLQDLGYFHLPTFQKIDESGGYFVSRVRPDCSIYTGNPNPRYHADGRVVKSSFYQKESLAEHLEQMERGSVREWEEVYVGYDYKFPTRLILYRHTEEQDKSDQYKRKHSRYQTKEHVRALDGATIIMTNLPDTIPAEKVMDLYRLRWQIELLFKGWKSNFPTTFYKQIKEERVLCHFFAHLLLFLITTTTTYQARLFLLEKSRIEISIQKGISVALRFIRLMFESIKKYTKLTNGVLKRFHGALCKHALKTKGPPEKDPLIILGANYS; via the coding sequence ATGAAAAAAACAGATTTAGACGAATGGAAACTCTTAATGGAACAATTGTATAAACTATTTTCCCCAGATAAGTTGGATTGTTGGGCCAAAGAATCAGGATGGATCAAACGAAAACGAAAGCTTGATGCGTATTCATTTCTCCACATCCTTCTTTATCATTGCGGAAACCTGGCCGGCAGTTCGCTACGCGAGCTCAGCCTGTCATTAGAAGAAACCTGTCATATTTCTATGACTCCAGAGGCAATAAACCAACGTTTAAATAAAGAATTAATTGTATTTCTAAAAAAGTGTTTGGAACATTTTATACAAGTGGAGTTAAATTATCAGTTGCCGATCAGTGACGAACTACGAAAATTTTGTGAGAGGATCCGTATAATAGACGCGACCATCCATTCCCTTCCTTCGGATTTGAAGGAGACTTTTCCTGGCGTCTATCGAGCCGAATTAAAATGCCAACTGGAGTATGAATTCCTGACAGGACAGTTCATATTGGCTGACTGGATGAACGGAAAGGAAAACGATTCTCTATATGGGAAGAATCGATTAGAGACGGTCTCACCTGGCGATTTATTTCTACAAGACTTGGGTTATTTCCATCTACCCACCTTCCAAAAAATTGATGAGTCCGGGGGCTATTTCGTCTCTAGAGTTCGACCAGATTGTTCTATCTATACAGGGAATCCCAACCCTCGTTACCATGCCGATGGCAGGGTCGTCAAATCCTCTTTTTATCAGAAGGAATCTTTGGCAGAGCACCTGGAACAAATGGAGCGTGGCTCCGTAAGGGAATGGGAGGAAGTTTATGTGGGGTATGACTATAAATTCCCTACCCGTTTAATTTTGTATCGCCATACAGAGGAACAAGATAAAAGTGATCAGTATAAACGTAAACATTCACGTTACCAGACAAAGGAGCACGTAAGAGCGCTAGATGGGGCGACGATTATTATGACAAACCTCCCGGATACTATCCCAGCTGAGAAAGTGATGGACCTTTACCGATTGCGCTGGCAGATCGAGTTATTGTTTAAAGGATGGAAATCTAATTTCCCGACCACTTTTTATAAACAGATAAAGGAAGAACGTGTCCTATGTCATTTTTTCGCTCATTTATTATTGTTTCTAATCACAACTACAACAACTTATCAGGCACGTTTATTCTTGCTAGAGAAATCTAGAATAGAGATAAGCATTCAAAAGGGCATCTCAGTTGCACTACGCTTTATTCGCTTGATGTTTGAAAGCATAAAAAAATACACCAAGCTTACCAATGGGGTACTGAAAAGGTTTCATGGTGCTCTTTGTAAACATGCATTGAAAACAAAAGGGCCACCTGAAAAGGATCCATTGATTATACTCGGTGCAAATTACAGTTAG